One genomic region from Streptomyces sp. NBC_01431 encodes:
- a CDS encoding ATP-grasp domain-containing protein, translating to MAGSARRLCASVVTPADAQRSDLVSLIVSRAEAVGADAVLTFSEYAVVAVAEACEALGLAGAGGAAALARDKRLMRRTWQEHDLPQPEFRAIATEADLYEAAGALSFPLLLKAAWSAGSTAHQIIRSPHEVSAAWRRSREVMAESAQLGYAELHVAEAQGHFVVEQIVTGSASDWFDEPGWGDYVSVEGIVADGTFHPVCLSGRMPTVEPFTERAGITPAPLSQDAQDRVVGLAREAVDALGLRDCGTHTEIKLGADGSMWLIETAARFGGAMTVPQIEDVFGLDLIGMLVDHLVGRPAQWPERARTPAQARGAAGSLVVLAVDGEGEAWRDRKVWDFPAVAENVSLSRGSELSVVAESSLADGRVVPVYNPAAGANTMAALCLLSATDARTVLRDFETLVDALPRVLPAARPEEVSA from the coding sequence CCCGCCGACGCGCAGCGCTCCGATCTGGTGTCTCTGATCGTCTCCCGGGCAGAGGCCGTGGGCGCGGATGCGGTGCTCACCTTCTCCGAGTACGCCGTCGTGGCCGTCGCCGAGGCGTGCGAGGCGCTCGGTCTCGCAGGGGCCGGCGGCGCCGCCGCGCTCGCCCGCGACAAGCGGCTGATGCGCCGCACCTGGCAGGAACACGATCTGCCGCAGCCCGAGTTCCGTGCCATCGCCACCGAGGCGGACCTGTACGAGGCGGCCGGTGCCCTGTCCTTCCCGCTGCTCCTCAAGGCGGCCTGGAGCGCGGGCTCCACCGCGCACCAGATCATCCGCTCCCCGCACGAGGTGTCCGCCGCTTGGCGGCGCTCGCGTGAAGTCATGGCCGAATCGGCCCAGTTGGGATACGCCGAACTCCACGTCGCAGAAGCGCAGGGCCACTTCGTGGTGGAACAGATCGTGACCGGCAGTGCGTCGGACTGGTTCGACGAACCCGGCTGGGGCGACTATGTCAGCGTCGAGGGCATCGTGGCGGACGGCACCTTCCACCCGGTCTGCCTCAGCGGCCGGATGCCCACGGTCGAGCCGTTCACCGAGCGCGCGGGCATCACCCCCGCCCCGCTGTCCCAGGACGCCCAAGACCGCGTGGTGGGGCTCGCGCGGGAAGCCGTAGACGCCCTCGGCCTGCGCGACTGCGGGACGCACACCGAGATCAAGCTCGGCGCGGACGGCAGCATGTGGCTGATCGAGACGGCCGCCCGGTTCGGCGGCGCGATGACGGTGCCGCAGATCGAGGACGTCTTCGGACTCGACCTCATCGGCATGCTCGTCGACCACCTCGTCGGCCGCCCGGCCCAGTGGCCCGAGCGGGCCCGCACCCCGGCGCAGGCGCGCGGCGCGGCAGGCTCCCTCGTCGTCCTCGCCGTCGACGGCGAGGGAGAGGCCTGGCGGGACCGCAAGGTCTGGGACTTCCCGGCCGTCGCCGAAAACGTCTCTCTCAGCCGGGGCAGCGAGCTGTCGGTGGTCGCGGAGAGCTCGCTCGCCGACGGCAGGGTCGTACCGGTCTACAACCCCGCGGCGGGCGCCAACACCATGGCGGCCCTGTGCCTGCTCTCCGCCACCGACGCGCGGACGGTGCTCCGGGACTTCGAGACATTGGTGGACGCCCTGCCACGGGTCCTGCCCGCAGCGCGGCCCGAGGAGGTCTCCGCGTGA